The Oryzias latipes chromosome 4, ASM223467v1 genome includes a window with the following:
- the cdkl5 gene encoding cyclin-dependent kinase-like 5 isoform X7 has protein sequence MKISGLGDVMNKFEVLGIVGEGAYGVVLKCRHKDTNEIVAIKKFKDSEENEEVKETTLRELKMLRTLKQENIVELKEAFRRRGKLYLVFEYVEKNMLELLEELPTGVPTEKVRSYIFQLIKAIHWCHKHDIVHRDIKPENLLISSADVLKLCDFGFARNLSEGTDANYTEYVATRWYRSPELLLGAPYGKAVDMWSVGCILGELSDGQPLFPGESELDQLFTIQKVLGPLPPEQMKLFYNNPRFHGLRFPAVNHPQTLERRYLGIIGVGLLDLLKNLLLLNPTERFLTEQCLNHHTFQTLRLVERAGPPTPTPARSSKRKPHHGDNNTPSRSHGGKSSGGHRSSSRECSSLPRHEDVHSSNDAFLNGNMSAVMNLSPTLHPKNYQPQIFNHSTACSMDLASSNLPHLHSSSEAKSKGDFEMNLGSKVSDGPGAKYLKSNFRSQQNRHSFVEGKTSTLQSGEKHSRHNYMESHSSMPSSSKFAYLNLSKSYGTLSDAKSVGNLNDLHLYADEPTSRYFPSSCLDLTAPSSPASRRVERLGLGTGGRGSMRSDRESNTLDSSYRRSSTRHKSSEEAKSPDSLDAGEGSTERSHAHSLSAPHDPQVYGQGYTSPFSSQQRPHRHSMYVRRDHQRTHGADDGLSVGQGLATRASSLQLLSPQLQHRTLPRHSGSSSREEDMSRAEDGGSSKENRNIYSESMPRRVGSFYRDNAFHESRAQSRPSALSGDGSSLTNHTKRQPAFDPWTGPDTVVLNASEPSKEKGKQGFFRAIKKKKKKPQMAANEGMDSAIQKSSRSSGHQSSRHRSRDKSRDRNQDRDRDKDWPPEKPSDSHSPSQPLKSLRKLLHLSSSSSNQTASSDMRYQPLTNSTQGGFAENRGHSGVSTPQLKSRQTGYPLPGQLESGWHSSALGRPEGNPYPEQMGIKGGQNGHGFGRPSRSRMPNLNDLKETAL, from the exons GATACCAATGAAATTGTGGCCATTAAGAAATTCAAGGACAGTGAAG AAAATGAGGAGGTCAAAGAAACAACCCTGCGGGAGCTCAAAATGCTCCGCACCCTCAAGCAGGAGAACATCGTTGAACTGAAGGAGGCCTTTCGCAGAAGAGGCAAGCTGTACCTCGTCTTTGAGTATGTGGAGAAG AATATGCTGGAACTGCTTGAGGAGTTACCCACCGGTGTGCCGACGGAGAAAGTGCGCAGCTACATCTTCCAGTTGATTAAAGCTATTCACTGGTGCCACAAGCACGACATCGTACACAGAG ACATAAAGCCAGAAAATCTTCTCATCAGTTCCGCTGACGTCCTGAAACTCTGCGACTTTG GTTTTGCTCGTAATCTCTCCGAGGGAACTGATGCCAATTACACGGAGTATGTGGCCACTAGGTGGTACCGCTCTCCGGAGCTGCTGCTCGG GGCCCCCTACGGGAAGGCGGTGGACATGTGGTCAGTGGGCTGCATCTTAGGAGAGCTGAGTGATGGACAGCCTCTGTTCCCAGGAGAGAGTGAGCTGGACCAGCTCTTCACCATCCAGAAAGTGTTGGGACCACTGCCCCCGGAGCAGATGAAGCTCTTCTACAACAACCCCCGCTTCCATGGACTGAGG TTCCCTGCTGTGAATCATCCACAAACTTTGGAGCGGAGGTACCTGGGCATCATCGGTGTAGGCCTGCTCGATCTGCTGAAG AACCTGCTGCTGCTCAACCCCACCGAGCGATTCCTCACAGAGCAGTGCCTGAACCACCACACCTTCCAGACCCTGCGGCTGGTGGAGCGGGCCGGcccacccacccccacaccGGCGCGCTCCTCCAAGAGAAAGCCTCACCATGGAGACAACAACACCCCCAGCAG gagCCATGGAGGGAAAAGCTCAGGAGGCCACCGCTCCAGCAGCAGAGAGTGCTCCAGCCTACCCAGACATGAAGACGTCCACTCCAGCAATGACGCCTTCCTCAACGGCAACATGTCTGCAGTCATgaacctcagccccaccctgcATCCCAAGAACTACCAGCCTCAGATTTTCAACCACTCCACTGCGTGCAGCATGGACCTGGCCAGCAGCAACCTGCCGCATCTGCACAGCTCCAGTGAGGCCAAGAGCAAAGGCGACTTTGAGATGAACCTGGGGTCCAAGGTGTCCGATGGCCCTGGAGCCAAGTACCTGAAGTCCAACTTCCGCTCGCAGCAAAACAGGCACTCATTTGTTGAAGGGAAAACCAGCACGCTTCAGTCGGGGGAGAAGCACAGTCGACACAACTACATGGAGTCCCACAGCTCCATGCCTTCCTCCTCCAAGTTTGCGTACCTGAACTTGTCAAAGAGCTATGGCACGCTGAGTGATGCCAAGTCTGTGGGGAACCTAAACGATTTGCATCTGTATGCAGATGAGCCAACATCACGTTATTTTCCCTCCAGCTGTCTAGACCTCACCGCTCCGAGCAGCCCAGCATCCCGGAGAGTGGAAAGGCTGGGACTCGGCACAGGGGGTCGAGGCAGCATGCGCTCCGACAGGGAGAGCAACACGCTGGACTCCTCCTACAGGCGCTCCTCCACCCGCCACAAGAGCTCAGAGGAGGCAAAGTCACCAGACAGCCTGGATGCAGGGGAAGGTAGCACGGAGAGGAGCCACGCCCACTCTCTATCCGCCCCACACGACCCGCAGGTGTACGGCCAGGGGTACACCAGCCCTTTCTCCTCCCAGCAGCGGCCGCACCGCCACTCCATGTACGTACGGAGGGATCACCAGAGGACACACGGGGCGGACGACGGGCTGTCGGTCGGGCAGGGCCTGGCCACCAGAGCCAGCAGCCTGCAGCTCCTGTCTCCACAGCTGCAGCACCGCACGCTGCCGCGCCACTCCGGCAGCTCGTCCAGAGAAGAAGACATGAGCAGG GCTGAAGATGGGGGCTCCTCCAAGGAAAACCGCAACATCTACAGTGAATCCATGCCGAGGCGGGTGGGCAGCTTCTACAGAG ACAACGCCTTCCATGAGAGCAGGGCTCAGAGCCGACCCTCTGCTCTGTCCGGGGACGgcagcagtctgaccaatcacacCAAACGTCAGCCTGCATTCGACCCCTG GACCGGTCCGGATACTGTCGTCCTGAACGCCTCTGAACCTTCCAAAGAAAAGGGGAAGCAGGGTTTCTTCAgagcaataaaaaagaaaaagaaaaaacctcaaaTG GCTGCTAATGAAGGCATGGATTCAGCCATCCAGAAGTCCTCCAGGTCCTCCGGACACCAAAGCAGCCGCCACAGATCCCGGGACAAGAGCAGAGACCGGAACCAAGATAGAGACAGGGACAAGGACTGGCCACCCGAGAAGCCATCCGATTCACACTCTCCG AGTCAGCCGCTGAAGTCACTGCGGAAGCTCCTGCACCTCTCTTCCTCATCCTCCAATCAGACTGCGTCCTCTGACATGCGCTACCAGCCACTGACTAACTCCACTCAAGGCGGTTTCGCTGAAAACCGAGGTCACTCAGGGGTCAGCACCCCCCAGCTTAAGAGTCGACAGACAGGCTACCCTCTACCGGGACAGCTGGAGTCCGGCTGGCACTCGTCCGCACTGGGCCGCCCTGAGGGCAACCCGTACCCTGAGCAAATGGGCATCAAAGGAGGTCAGAACGGGCACGGCTTTGGACGCCCCTCCAGATCCCGGATGCCTAACCTCAACGACCTGAAAGAGACTGCTCTGTAA